Proteins from a single region of Hordeum vulgare subsp. vulgare chromosome 6H, MorexV3_pseudomolecules_assembly, whole genome shotgun sequence:
- the LOC123403751 gene encoding uncharacterized protein LOC123403751, with amino-acid sequence MPKPEEIKIQAKNIDAAAGEIIGVLEDTSKGNVIFVRGWHGFGASASLKAVAQHLKSSKSKFDRVIHVDCSLWKSMRALQKAVAQELELPLSVMAIFDWCDEEDDFSGIDEGSRGVIADIRAEIFRRLVNSRFVVIFHNGSNKYIDLYECCGVPVISVLGNKVLWTWHGRFRSKFTDLLELEKMELHTDVVVNYSDDDCSRDEALLEEAKEVVAYMGVPEPYMNHLIVEKCFQYAYALGSVRWFNCLNMDWDKHVSNYLVCDGIIQGQGNTSTWGVADAIQRNMCMDWLPRPMDDCIPYVHRQLQSRLPGRFVLVEHKKGLMLPDEIGMVLSEATSCFIILDANTRDHMMTLPDGIFQHSHSSKLRVLCLSYCSFSFESPPFRCCRQLRFLQLVTCMNVASNKHPGHNEDMSCFEKLWVLHLRCTNWYRLLSEEMMNFMADLRELYVAFSFDKRFYHWSISDLRGVGPSLIKFHVKSYGRYWNVSRASFPDLSCASFLKTIILENCGGLEQVVPGMLSPLLESFTFKNNEYYSAEISNISFRGFSQLKSILLEGYLDRLEELDLSGTRVKTLDLRKVKARNLIRLILLGCEKLCAILWPPEDKRTKVLEVLQISTIGSTSPGQANWEEKLRNPIAAMGSSSILAATATEQGINRYASFDFKWYIGTRDTRILRSLEPVKGYIEHRHVYMEMDSSPTSSATVGHSEVAQGIQSRCQPDNYSYAGDIFFQSDLHAGADNEGATGWMWACPASPTPRAQDSYVHIQEKQEMKRGLLKQKQSNIEGINAGASLLPCFIANKTRMLHVHDSSSITCITCPKPQGSCWRWLEWCRVERCPELRTVFYTPQPSDGDSFCYELATFWASELPKACYICDWSAVHMFSFAHIVLLHLDYCPRLIYVLALSETVDTLPHLDTLEIVCCGDLREVFALDPKQKRQRIMECPKLRRIHLYELPSLQHICGSRMSAPNLETVKIRGCWSLRGLPAVSRNNQKLPSVDCEKDWWDNLEWDGVEADHYPSLYVHRHSSYYKAQQPRGTVLR; translated from the exons ATGCCTAAACCAGAG GAGATCAAGATCCAAGCAAAAAATATCGACGCTGCAGCAGGAGAGATAATTGGCGTTTTGGAGGATACAAGCAAAGGAAATGTGATCTTCGTGAGGGGTTGGCATGGATTTGGGGCATCAGCGTCACTCAAGGCAGTAGCACAACATCTGAAATCATCAAAATCAAAGTTTGACAGGGTTATTCATGTGGATTGCTCGTTGTGGAAAAGCATGAGGGCCCTGCAAAAGGCAGTTGCGCAGGAGCTGGAGCTTCCGCTGTCGGTCATGGCCATCTTTGATTGGTGCGACGAAGAGGATGATTTTAGTGGGATAGACGAGGGCTCTCGAGGTGTGATAGCAGATATCAGAGCAGAGATCTTCAGAAGGctcgttaacagtaggtttgtggTGATATTTCATAACGGGAGCAACAAATACATTGATCTGTACGAGTGTTGTGGTGTCCCAGTAATATCAGTTTTGGGTAATAAGGTGTTGTGGACCTGGCATGGAAGGTTTCGATCTAAATTCACAGATCTTTTGGAACTGGAAAAGATGGAGCTGCATACTGATGTTGTTGTCAATTATTCTGATGATGATTGCAGCCGTGATGAAGCATTATTGGAAGAGGCCAAGGAGGTTGTTGCTTATATGGGTGTTCCAGAGCCTTACATGAACCATTTGATAGTTGAGAAGTGCTTCCAGTATGCCTATGCACTGGGATCAGTCCGTTGGTTTAATTGCTTGAACATGGACTGGGATAAACATGTTTCGAACTACTTGGTATGTGATGGGATTATACAAGGGCAAGGCAATACGTCGACATGGGGAGTTGCCGATGCCATACAGAGAAATATGTGTATGGATTGGCTTCCTCGCCCCATGGATGATTGCATTCCTTACGTTCATCGCCAACTGCAGTCCAGGCTTCCTGGCCGCTTTGTTTTGGTGGAACACAAGAAGGGCCTGATGCTACCTGATGAGATCGGCATGGTGCTTTCTGAGGCGACATCCTGCTTCATCATACTAGATGCTAACACCCGGGACCATATGATGACATTACCAGATGGCATATTCCAACATTCCCACAGCAGCAAGTTGCGCGTGTTATGTCTCTCTTATTGTAGCTTCAGTTTTGAATCGCCTCCCTTCCGTTGTTGCAGGCAGCTAAGATTCCTCCAGCTAGTCACATGCATgaatgttg CATCTAATAAGCATCCAGGCCACAACGAAGACATGTCATGCTTCGAGAAGCTATGGGTGCTGCACCTGAGGTGTACAAACTGGTATCGATTACTCTCAGAAGAGATGATGAACTTTATGGCTGACCTCAGGGAGTTGTATGTGGCTTTTAGCTTCGATAAGCGATTCTATCATTGGAGTATAAGTGATTTACGTGGCGTGGGACCTTCCCTGATCAAGTTCCACGTAAAATCATATGGACGCTACTGGAACGTGTCTCGTGCAAGTTTCCCTGACCTGTCTTGTGCAAGCTTCCTTAAGACAATCATCCTTGAGAATTGTGGTGGACTGGAACAAGTTGTCCCCGGCATGCTGTCCCCATTGCTCGAGTCATTCACCTTCAAAAATAATGAATATTATAGTGCGGAGATATCTAACATTTCCTTCCGGGGTTTTTCTCAGTTGAAGAGTATACTACTGGAAGGATATCTAGATAGACTTGAGGAGCTCGACCTATCGGGCACAAGAGTGAAAACTCTCGACCTCAGAAAAGTGAAAGCTAGAAACCTCATACGTCTAATCTTGCTGGGCTGTGAGAAGCTTTGTGCAATACTATGGCCACCAGAAGACAAAAGGACAAAGGTTTTGGAGGTGCTGCAAATCAGTACCATAGGATCTACATCACCTGGCCAAGCTAATTGGGAAGAGAAACTCCGGAACCCTATTGCAGCTATGGGATCATCATCTAttcttgctgctactgctacagaACAGGGCATCAATCGATATGCGTCCTTTGACTTTAAGTGGTACATTGGCACAAGGGATACAAGGATCCTTAGGTCGCTTGAACCGGTTAAAGGTTATATTGAGCACCGTCACGTATATATGGAAATGGATTCATCTCCTACAAGTAGTGCTACTGTTGGACATAGTGAAGTTGCTCAAGGAATCCAGAGTCGGTGTCAGCCTGATAATTATTCATATGCAGGGGATATCTTCTTTCAGAGCGACCTACATGCTGGTGCTGATAATGAAGGTGCAACCGGCTGGATGTGGGCTTGCCCGGCTAGTCCTACTCCAAGGGCTCAAGACTCGTATGTTCACATACAAGAAAAGCAGGAGATGAAGAGGGGACTACTTAAGCAAAAACAGAGCAACATCGAAGGAATTAATGCTGGAGCTTCTTTACTCCCTTGTTTCATAGCCAACAAAACGCGCATGCTTCACGTGCATGATAGCTCATCCATCACTTGCATCACATGCCCAAAACCACAAGGTTCATGCTGGAGGTGGCTTGAATGGTGCCGGGTTGAGAGGTGTCCTGAGCTACGCACCGTCTTTTATACTCCCCAACCAAGTGATGGTGATAGCTTCTGTTATGAGTTGGCCACATTCTGGGCGTCTGAACTCCCAAAAGCATGCTACATCTGTGATTGGAGTGCAGTACATATGTTTTCCTTTGCACACATAGTACTATTGCACCTGGACTATTGCCCTAGGCTCATATATGTGCTTGCCTTGTCCGAGACTGTGGACACTTTGCCTCATCTGGATACCCTGGAGATTGTGTGTTGCGGTGATCTAAGGGAGGTCTTTGCTTTGGACCCTAAGCAAAAGCGGCAGAGAATTATGGAATGCCCCAAGCTAAGGCGGATTCACCTGTATGAGCTCCCCAGCCTGCAACACATCTGTGGGAGCAGGATGTCTGCGCCCAACTTGGAGACCGTCAAGATCAGGGGTTGTTGGAGCCTCAGGGGCCTACCCGCCGTGAGCAGAAACAACCAGAAGCTGCCTAGTGTAGACTGCGAGAAGGATTGGTGGGATAACCTGGAGTGGGACGGGGTGGAGGCGGACCACTACCCTTCACTGTATGTGCATAGGCACTCGTCATACTACAAGGCCCAGCAGCCAAGAGGCACCGTGCTAAGGTGA